The following DNA comes from Cyanobacteriota bacterium.
TCTAGTGGGTGTGGCGATTGAAACGTCTAAGCAAATTCAGACCTATGTGATTTCTCAGCGGTACGAAGGAATGGTGAAGCAATAGTGGTACGAGTAATTTTTCTAGGCCCACCTGGAGCTGGCAAGGGTACACAGGCACAAGTTTTAGCAAATCTGGTTCAGATTCCCCATATTTCTACAGGAGAGATCCTTCGCCAAGAGGTCGCTCAGCAAACACCCCTAGGGCTAGAGGCTAAGACTTACATGGACAAGGGTGAACTGGTTCCTGATGCCTTAATTTTAGAGATGGTGCGTGGTCGTCTCAGTCAATCTGACGCAGCCTCAGGCTGGATCCTAGATGGATTCCCTAGAAATGTTAGTCAGGCTGAGTTCTTAACCCAG
Coding sequences within:
- a CDS encoding adenylate kinase, giving the protein MVRVIFLGPPGAGKGTQAQVLANLVQIPHISTGEILRQEVAQQTPLGLEAKTYMDKGELVPDALILEMVRGRLSQSDAASGWILDGFPRNVSQAEFLTQLLAEINQHCSAAINLDVPEQVLIARLLGRGRADDTEETVRNRLVVYHQQTKPLLDFYHNLGLLVTINGDRPPQEVTDDLRQVFTSLTSQV